A genome region from Myxococcales bacterium includes the following:
- a CDS encoding adenylosuccinate synthetase, which produces MTVKVVLGLGFGDEGKGTIVDWLARQAATPPLVVRYGGGPQAMHHVVTDDGRTHCFAQLGAGGFVPGARTHLGPDMAVDPYALVAEAAALAEVGVPAALTSLSIDPRCVLVTPWHALVNRVRELVRGDARHGSTGRGVAEAKLGAIAVRAGQLGAGLADALAPLRRALAAEAAALIAAHPAAPEAARALAARFGDDDLAAAVVDAAAAIAAAGVAITPTLPAADDVILEGAHGALLDQDHGFVPHVTPSRITRAAAEAAARALGLAGSLEVWGVVRAYHTRHGAGPFPSELPGLAARLPERHNPDDGWSGAFRVGWFDAVLARYALGFAGPIDRLAVTCVDRLTALAEVAIVDAWRTPRGDVTDLAAIAAGERTALAAAATPIARRVPSIIAAIEAALGRTVDVTSWGPTARGKRAPPPTGAPR; this is translated from the coding sequence GTGACCGTCAAGGTCGTCCTCGGGCTCGGCTTCGGCGACGAGGGCAAGGGCACGATCGTCGACTGGCTCGCGCGCCAGGCCGCGACCCCGCCGCTGGTCGTCCGCTACGGCGGCGGCCCCCAGGCGATGCACCACGTCGTCACCGACGACGGGCGCACCCACTGCTTCGCGCAGCTCGGCGCCGGCGGGTTCGTGCCCGGCGCCCGCACCCACCTCGGCCCCGACATGGCGGTCGATCCCTACGCGCTGGTCGCCGAGGCCGCGGCGCTGGCCGAGGTCGGCGTCCCCGCCGCGCTGACCTCGCTGTCGATCGATCCGCGCTGCGTGCTGGTCACGCCGTGGCACGCGCTGGTCAACCGCGTGCGCGAGCTGGTGCGCGGCGACGCGCGCCACGGCTCGACCGGCCGCGGCGTGGCCGAGGCCAAGCTCGGGGCGATCGCGGTCCGCGCCGGCCAGCTCGGCGCCGGCCTCGCCGACGCGCTCGCGCCGCTGCGCCGGGCCCTGGCCGCCGAGGCCGCGGCGCTGATCGCCGCGCACCCGGCCGCGCCCGAGGCCGCGCGCGCGCTCGCGGCGCGTTTCGGCGACGACGACCTCGCCGCCGCGGTCGTCGACGCCGCCGCCGCGATCGCGGCCGCGGGCGTGGCGATCACCCCGACGCTGCCCGCCGCCGACGACGTGATCCTCGAGGGCGCCCACGGGGCCTTGCTCGACCAGGACCACGGCTTCGTCCCCCACGTCACGCCGAGCCGGATCACCCGCGCCGCCGCCGAGGCCGCGGCCCGCGCGCTCGGCCTGGCCGGCTCGCTCGAGGTCTGGGGCGTCGTGCGCGCGTACCACACCCGCCACGGCGCCGGCCCGTTCCCGTCGGAGCTGCCAGGCCTGGCCGCGCGCCTGCCCGAGCGCCACAACCCCGACGACGGCTGGTCCGGGGCGTTCCGGGTCGGCTGGTTCGACGCGGTCCTGGCCCGCTACGCGCTCGGGTTCGCCGGGCCGATCGATCGCCTGGCGGTCACCTGCGTCGATCGCCTGACCGCGCTGGCCGAGGTCGCGATCGTCGACGCCTGGCGCACGCCCCGCGGCGACGTCACCGACCTCGCGGCGATCGCCGCCGGCGAGCGCACCGCCCTGGCCGCCGCCGCGACGCCGATCGCGCGGCGCGTGCCGTCGATCATCGCGGCGATCGAGGCCGCGCTCGGCCGCACCGTCGACGTCACGTCGTGGGGGCCGACCGCCCGCGGCAAGCGCGCGCCCCCCCCGACCGGAGCGCCGCGATGA
- the hslU gene encoding ATP-dependent protease ATPase subunit HslU codes for MALGQGAAPARGDAAGRRSRGDVRAVGAGRHHRARRRHRRDRLGRAVRAGRGPGAGGPHRARGPRGRRGRDGHRRRDLHLHQHQPHRRGAVVTKALPAAALTPAAIVAELDRYIVGQREAKRAVAVALRNRWRRQQVEGDLKDEIAPKNIILIGPTGVGKTEIARRLAKLARAPFCKVEASKFTEVGYVGRDVDSIVRDLIEVAVKLVRDEEAAKMRPRAKDAAEERVLDLLLPRASGGNRFGDRPGEPPAPVIDPTREKFRAMLRDGRLDDREVEVDLTEDGGGHPLLQMFSAPGSGIDESSLGGLRDMLGGMNKRQRRRKLKVPDAWLALTEEEVDKLIDHDRITRDAVTRAEQHGIVFLDEIDKIATSHERGGADVSRQGVQRDLLPLVEGSTVTTKYGPVRTDHVLFIAAGAFHMAKPSDLIPELQGRFPIRVELEPLTADDFVRILTEPRNALTTQYAALLATDGVTIEWTDEAVHELARIAADVNARTANIGARRLHTVLERLLDDLLYNAPDIGTQTIPVTKAYVVERLGALAADDDLARFIL; via the coding sequence CTGGCGCTCGGACAAGGCGCTGCGCCGGCTCGAGGCGATGCTGCTGGTCGCCGATCGCGAGGTGACGTTCGTGCTGTCGGGGCAGGGCGACATCATCGAGCCCGACGACGGCATCGCCGCGATCGGCTCGGGCGGGCCGTTCGCGCTGGCCGCGGCCCGGGCGCTGGCGGCCCACACCGAGCTCGGGGCCCGCGCGGTCGCCGAGGCCGCGATGGGCATCGCCGCCGAGATCTGCATCTACACCAACACCAACCTCACCGTCGAGGAGCTGTCGTGACCAAGGCCCTGCCGGCCGCGGCGCTGACCCCGGCCGCCATCGTCGCCGAGCTCGACCGCTACATCGTCGGCCAGCGCGAGGCCAAGCGCGCGGTCGCGGTGGCGCTGCGCAACCGCTGGCGCCGCCAGCAGGTCGAGGGCGATCTCAAGGACGAGATCGCGCCCAAGAACATCATCCTGATCGGCCCCACCGGCGTCGGCAAGACCGAGATCGCGCGGCGCCTGGCCAAGCTGGCGCGGGCGCCGTTCTGCAAGGTCGAGGCGTCGAAGTTCACCGAGGTCGGCTACGTCGGCCGCGACGTCGACTCGATCGTGCGCGATCTGATCGAGGTCGCGGTCAAGCTGGTGCGCGACGAGGAGGCCGCGAAGATGCGGCCGCGGGCCAAGGACGCGGCCGAGGAGCGGGTGCTCGATCTGCTCTTGCCGCGCGCGTCGGGGGGGAACCGCTTCGGCGATCGGCCGGGCGAGCCGCCGGCGCCGGTGATCGATCCGACCCGCGAGAAGTTCCGCGCGATGCTGCGCGACGGGCGCCTCGACGACCGCGAGGTCGAGGTCGATCTCACCGAGGACGGCGGCGGCCACCCGCTCTTGCAGATGTTCTCGGCGCCGGGCTCGGGCATCGACGAGTCGAGCCTGGGCGGCCTGCGCGACATGCTCGGCGGCATGAACAAGCGCCAGCGCCGGCGCAAGCTCAAGGTGCCCGACGCGTGGCTGGCGCTGACCGAGGAGGAGGTCGACAAGCTGATCGACCACGATCGGATCACGCGCGACGCGGTCACCCGGGCCGAGCAGCACGGCATCGTCTTCCTCGACGAGATCGACAAGATCGCGACCAGCCACGAGCGCGGCGGCGCCGACGTGTCGCGCCAGGGCGTGCAGCGCGATCTGCTGCCGCTGGTCGAGGGCTCGACCGTCACCACCAAGTACGGCCCGGTCCGGACCGATCACGTGCTGTTCATCGCCGCCGGCGCGTTCCACATGGCCAAGCCGAGCGATCTGATCCCCGAGCTGCAGGGCCGGTTCCCGATCCGGGTCGAGCTCGAGCCGCTGACCGCGGACGACTTCGTCCGGATCCTGACCGAGCCGCGCAACGCCCTGACCACGCAGTACGCGGCGCTCCTGGCGACCGACGGCGTCACGATCGAGTGGACCGACGAGGCGGTCCACGAGCTCGCGCGGATCGCCGCCGACGTCAACGCCCGCACCGCCAACATCGGCGCCCGCCGGCTGCACACCGTGCTCGAGCGCCTGCTCGACGATCTGCTCTACAACGCGCCCGACATCGGCACGCAGACCATCCCGGTCACGAAGGCCTACGTGGTCGAGCGCCTGGGCGCGCTGGCGGCCGACGACGACCTGGCGCGCTTCATCCTGTAG
- a CDS encoding putative zinc-binding metallopeptidase, with product MPDRPRPEHRCKCGHALKRFWPFCPACSRPQIWRDIQFATGAECAACGWVVSDHASYCPWCRADIYEEGVSSEVPLKEPKGFRMDAKCDHGCGGGVQYPMPFCPWCSKPQSWSDEDLFEGVCPRCDRGVDDWMDACPWCGQDPTGRDLIEPAMREIRRLLRIAGIANWGFRVLLRPGGSGVDPKYPKIVEIERSHVLEPRRRGEVPWTMLVGLIAHELGHSFLFHHWRWTRTPKFRRVFGEVDKAYRAMDDHTVYFQRRKVSHAPPDHPSAYAATHPQEDFAETFRFYVTRQRRLRELFAELGRKRKGVKVFEKFLLLHDYVRSLRGWT from the coding sequence ATGCCTGATCGTCCTCGCCCCGAGCACCGCTGCAAGTGCGGCCACGCGCTCAAGCGCTTCTGGCCCTTCTGCCCGGCGTGCAGCCGCCCGCAGATCTGGCGCGACATCCAGTTCGCCACCGGCGCCGAGTGCGCCGCGTGCGGCTGGGTCGTGTCCGATCACGCCAGCTACTGCCCGTGGTGCCGGGCCGACATCTACGAGGAGGGCGTGTCGAGCGAGGTGCCGCTCAAGGAGCCCAAGGGCTTCCGCATGGACGCGAAGTGCGATCACGGCTGCGGCGGCGGCGTCCAGTACCCGATGCCGTTCTGCCCGTGGTGCAGCAAGCCCCAGAGCTGGAGCGACGAGGACCTGTTCGAGGGCGTCTGTCCGCGGTGCGACCGCGGCGTCGACGACTGGATGGACGCCTGCCCGTGGTGCGGGCAGGATCCGACCGGGCGCGACCTGATCGAACCAGCGATGCGCGAGATCCGGCGCCTGCTGCGGATCGCGGGCATCGCCAACTGGGGCTTCCGGGTGCTGCTGCGCCCGGGCGGCTCCGGCGTCGATCCGAAATACCCCAAGATCGTCGAGATCGAGCGCAGCCACGTGCTCGAGCCCCGACGCCGCGGCGAGGTGCCGTGGACGATGCTGGTCGGGCTGATCGCCCACGAGCTCGGCCACAGCTTCCTGTTCCACCACTGGCGCTGGACCCGCACGCCGAAGTTCCGGCGGGTGTTCGGCGAGGTCGACAAGGCCTACCGCGCGATGGACGACCACACGGTCTACTTCCAGCGCCGCAAGGTCTCCCACGCGCCGCCTGACCATCCCAGCGCCTACGCGGCGACGCACCCGCAGGAAGACTTCGCCGAGACCTTCCGCTTCTACGTCACGCGCCAGCGGCGCCTGCGCGAGCTCTTCGCCGAGCTCGGCCGCAAGCGCAAGGGCGTCAAGGTGTTCGAGAAGTTCCTGCTGCTGCACGACTACGTGCGCTCGCTGCGCGGCTGGACCTGA
- a CDS encoding DUF2330 domain-containing protein, which yields MPRTSLVAVLVLAALVRDHPAAEACATAPPAGTTVQIVDEEAIIAWDPATKVETFIRRAAFHATTPSFGFLVPTPTTPQLGEVDAAVFDQVATALGPELVLDTSGFSLGVTALALTCVRSQDKSAGPSLASGPPVRVLATARVAGFDASTLEADDPQALADWLGGHGFEATPALTAWLQRYVADHWKLTAFVVATDQADAPAFDLATRAVKMTFQTERPFYPYREPAAPPEPLTAVRRTLRVVVAADARVAATLGDAAWSARTQFARPLDLPPALGLGRRFVTVFVDDSSPRLGTDEVYFAPSADLAEVRATVLARPTRIEIPLDALGAVALVGLVLVRRRRRAR from the coding sequence ATGCCGCGCACCTCGCTCGTCGCCGTCCTGGTGCTCGCCGCCCTGGTCCGCGACCACCCAGCCGCCGAGGCCTGCGCCACCGCGCCGCCCGCCGGGACGACCGTGCAGATCGTCGACGAGGAGGCGATCATCGCCTGGGATCCGGCCACCAAGGTCGAGACCTTCATCCGGCGCGCGGCGTTCCACGCGACCACGCCGAGCTTCGGGTTCCTGGTCCCGACCCCGACCACGCCGCAGCTCGGCGAGGTCGACGCCGCGGTGTTCGACCAGGTTGCCACCGCGCTCGGGCCCGAGCTCGTACTCGACACCAGCGGGTTCTCGCTCGGCGTCACGGCCTTGGCGCTGACGTGCGTCCGCTCCCAGGACAAGAGCGCCGGACCGTCGCTCGCGAGCGGGCCGCCGGTCCGGGTGCTCGCGACCGCGCGCGTCGCCGGGTTCGACGCGTCGACGCTCGAGGCCGACGATCCGCAGGCGCTGGCGGACTGGCTCGGCGGCCACGGCTTCGAGGCGACGCCCGCGCTCACGGCGTGGCTCCAGCGCTACGTGGCCGATCACTGGAAGCTGACCGCGTTCGTGGTCGCCACCGACCAGGCCGACGCGCCCGCGTTTGACCTGGCGACCCGCGCGGTCAAGATGACGTTCCAGACCGAGCGCCCGTTCTACCCCTACCGCGAGCCCGCGGCGCCGCCGGAACCGCTCACCGCGGTACGACGGACCTTGCGGGTCGTGGTCGCGGCCGACGCCCGGGTCGCCGCGACGCTCGGCGACGCGGCGTGGTCGGCGCGGACCCAGTTCGCCCGGCCGCTCGACCTGCCGCCGGCGCTCGGGCTGGGCCGCAGGTTCGTCACGGTGTTCGTCGACGACAGCTCGCCTCGACTCGGCACCGACGAGGTCTACTTCGCGCCCAGCGCGGACCTCGCCGAGGTCCGCGCGACCGTGCTCGCGCGGCCGACCCGGATCGAGATCCCGCTCGACGCCCTCGGCGCCGTGGCCCTCGTCGGCCTGGTCCTGGTGCGGCGACGTCGCCGCGCGCGCTGA
- a CDS encoding ATP-grasp domain-containing protein encodes MRIAIVFDTPYVDWTPEDHAAQMARELAHPDEAEAEMEYQVAEALVANGHEVLLLGVHDDLRDMRQRLADWEPELVFNATEAYLTNTDLDYLIPAMLEAEGHRYTGAPPLALMVTRNKAMSKKILAYHGIKVPGFRTYRVGERPAAEVALRFPLIVKPMQSDGSEGIAQASIVHDVAALDQRVAFIHERFAKPAIAEEYIEGRELYATMIGNGDTVEVLPPVELIFDPSKSRPEDRISTQRAKWDMAYRKRHGIKTVFARRMSKVATAQLRKACLTSYRALWLRDYARIDVRLTADGEVWFIEANANPYLSFGHNSAEAAHKAGMHYEAFIQRICDEAMVRDA; translated from the coding sequence ATGCGCATCGCGATCGTCTTCGACACCCCGTACGTCGACTGGACACCAGAGGATCACGCGGCGCAGATGGCCCGTGAGCTGGCGCACCCCGACGAGGCCGAGGCCGAGATGGAGTACCAGGTGGCCGAGGCGCTGGTCGCCAACGGCCACGAGGTGCTGCTGCTCGGCGTCCACGACGATCTACGCGACATGCGCCAGCGCCTGGCCGACTGGGAGCCGGAGCTGGTGTTCAACGCCACCGAGGCCTACCTCACCAACACCGATCTCGACTACCTGATCCCGGCGATGCTCGAGGCCGAGGGCCACCGCTACACCGGGGCGCCGCCGCTGGCGTTGATGGTCACGCGCAACAAGGCCATGAGCAAGAAGATCCTCGCGTACCACGGCATCAAGGTGCCGGGGTTCCGGACCTACCGCGTCGGCGAGCGGCCGGCCGCCGAGGTCGCGCTGCGGTTCCCGCTGATCGTCAAGCCGATGCAGTCCGACGGCTCCGAGGGCATCGCCCAGGCCTCGATCGTCCACGACGTCGCGGCGCTCGACCAGCGGGTCGCGTTCATCCACGAGCGCTTCGCGAAGCCGGCGATCGCCGAGGAGTACATCGAGGGCCGCGAGCTCTACGCGACGATGATCGGCAACGGCGACACGGTCGAGGTGCTGCCGCCGGTCGAGCTGATCTTCGACCCGAGCAAGTCGCGGCCCGAGGATCGGATCTCGACGCAGCGCGCGAAGTGGGACATGGCCTACCGCAAGCGCCACGGCATCAAGACCGTGTTCGCGCGGCGCATGTCCAAGGTCGCGACCGCGCAGCTGCGCAAGGCGTGCCTGACCTCGTACCGGGCCCTGTGGCTGCGCGACTACGCCCGCATCGACGTGCGGCTCACCGCCGACGGCGAGGTCTGGTTCATCGAGGCCAACGCCAACCCGTACCTGAGCTTCGGCCACAACTCGGCCGAGGCCGCGCACAAGGCTGGCATGCACTACGAGGCGTTCATCCAGCGCATCTGCGACGAAGCGATGGTCCGCGATGCCTGA
- the argB gene encoding acetylglutamate kinase, with translation MEAVIAKARVLVEALPFISEFRGKTVVVKIGGAALDDAALRQRFAEDLILLDWVGIHVIVVHGGGKQITALADRLGHKATFVDGQRVTDAAQLEVVEMVLGGTLNQELVRLINHQGGAAVGLTGCDGGLARARIARPELGLVGEVTSIDRTVLDRLVLDFIPVVAPLATGPDGAALNVNADVFAARLAQAIGAVKLVLLTDIAGVLDRDGRLLPTLTDAEARALIASGVIRGGMIPKVENALAALAAGVAKIHIIDGRVEHALLLEIFTREGVGTQLVPGAAPTA, from the coding sequence GTGGAAGCCGTCATCGCCAAGGCGCGGGTGCTGGTCGAGGCCCTGCCGTTCATCTCGGAGTTCCGCGGCAAGACCGTGGTCGTGAAGATCGGCGGGGCCGCCCTCGACGACGCCGCGCTGCGCCAGCGCTTCGCCGAGGATCTGATCCTGCTCGACTGGGTCGGGATCCACGTGATCGTCGTCCACGGCGGCGGCAAGCAGATCACCGCGCTGGCCGACCGCCTGGGCCACAAGGCGACGTTCGTCGACGGCCAGCGCGTCACCGACGCCGCGCAGCTCGAGGTGGTCGAGATGGTCCTCGGCGGCACGCTCAACCAGGAGCTGGTGCGGCTGATCAACCACCAGGGCGGCGCCGCGGTCGGCCTGACCGGCTGCGACGGCGGCCTGGCCCGGGCCCGGATCGCCCGACCCGAGCTGGGCCTGGTCGGCGAGGTCACGTCGATCGATCGCACCGTGCTCGATCGGCTGGTCTTGGACTTCATCCCGGTGGTCGCGCCCTTGGCCACCGGCCCCGACGGCGCCGCGCTCAACGTCAACGCCGACGTCTTCGCCGCGCGCCTGGCCCAGGCCATCGGCGCGGTCAAGCTGGTGCTCCTGACCGACATCGCCGGCGTGCTCGATCGCGACGGGCGGCTGCTGCCGACGCTGACCGACGCCGAGGCCCGGGCGCTGATCGCGTCGGGCGTGATCCGCGGCGGCATGATCCCCAAGGTCGAGAACGCGCTGGCGGCGCTGGCCGCGGGCGTCGCCAAGATCCACATCATCGACGGCCGGGTCGAGCACGCCCTCCTGCTCGAGATCTTCACGCGCGAGGGCGTCGGCACCCAGCTGGTCCCCGGCGCCGCGCCGACGGCGTGA
- a CDS encoding glycoside hydrolase family 15 protein, producing MDLLSAARHLGRPFTIADADTAAALPIAARGLIGDGFTAALVAVDGAVDWLCLPRFDSPSVFARLLDARGGGSMAVRPAACPFEALQAYDPDTNVLETVFRGAAGEVRLVDSMPWSDDPRASNHELHRRVDCPGAPVEVEVVFDPRFAYGADVPRIEVGEHGVVAEGRAGERLALAVSQRLTWRRLPDGGVRATVTLRSGQSLWCVLSWGRDGLDHVDAHRPFEHLRATRRSWRAWASKLEYDGPWRHHVLRAALALKLLMYAPTGAVVAAPTTSLPEWIGGPRNWDYRFTWARDAAMAIRAANLLGYRAEARDFYHFLRDAVDTEAGLALMYDRRARGPDRARAAAPRRLPRLASGADRQRRPRSAPARHHRRGRRRRAPVRALRRHADPAGVAQARARDHPRRDPLARARPRHLGAAPRRPPQRPLEADELAGDGSRRAPGAVVRAPRPAPALGRGRGRDPRRDLRRGARSDRPPLRLGLRRGPARRGAPAHADPRLPARPGSAADRDRALGPARARHRAVPPPLPRPRRRGRGRGRLHPVRLLAGRGAGPAG from the coding sequence ATGGATCTGCTCAGCGCCGCGCGGCACCTGGGGCGCCCGTTCACGATCGCCGACGCCGACACCGCCGCGGCCCTGCCGATCGCCGCGCGCGGCCTGATCGGCGACGGCTTCACCGCGGCGCTGGTCGCCGTCGACGGCGCGGTCGACTGGCTGTGCCTGCCCCGGTTCGACAGCCCGAGCGTCTTCGCCCGCCTGCTCGACGCCCGCGGCGGTGGTTCGATGGCGGTGCGCCCGGCCGCGTGCCCGTTCGAGGCGCTCCAGGCCTACGACCCCGACACCAACGTGCTCGAGACCGTGTTCCGGGGCGCCGCGGGTGAGGTCCGGCTCGTCGACTCGATGCCGTGGAGCGACGACCCGCGGGCCAGCAACCACGAGCTGCACCGACGCGTCGACTGCCCGGGCGCGCCGGTCGAGGTCGAGGTCGTCTTCGATCCGCGCTTCGCCTACGGCGCCGACGTGCCGCGGATCGAGGTCGGTGAGCACGGCGTCGTGGCCGAGGGCCGCGCCGGCGAGCGCCTCGCGCTGGCGGTGTCGCAGCGCCTGACGTGGCGCCGCCTGCCCGACGGCGGCGTCCGCGCCACCGTGACGCTGCGATCGGGGCAGAGCCTGTGGTGCGTGCTGTCGTGGGGCCGCGACGGCCTCGATCACGTCGACGCCCACCGGCCGTTCGAGCACCTGCGCGCCACCCGCCGGAGCTGGCGGGCCTGGGCCAGCAAGCTCGAGTACGACGGGCCCTGGCGCCACCACGTGCTGCGCGCGGCGCTGGCGCTGAAGCTCTTGATGTACGCGCCGACCGGCGCCGTGGTCGCGGCGCCGACGACGTCGCTGCCCGAGTGGATCGGCGGGCCGCGCAACTGGGACTACCGCTTCACCTGGGCCCGGGACGCGGCCATGGCGATCCGCGCCGCCAACCTGCTCGGCTACCGGGCCGAGGCGCGGGACTTCTACCACTTCCTCCGCGACGCCGTCGACACCGAGGCCGGGCTCGCGCTGATGTACGATCGACGGGCGCGCGGTCCCGACCGAGCGCGAGCTGCCGCACCTCGCCGGCTACCTCGGCTCGCGTCCGGTGCGGATCGGCAACGGCGCCCGCGATCAGCTCCAGCTCGACACCACCGGCGCGGTCGTCGACGCCGCGCACCTGTTCGAGCGCTTCGGCGGCACGCTGACCCTGCCGGCGTGGCACAAGCTCGCGCACGTGATCACCCGCGCCGAGACCCGCTGGCGCGAGCCCGACCACGGCATCTGGGAGCCGCGCCACGGCGTCCGCCACAACGTCCACTCGAAGCTGATGAACTGGCTGGCGATGGATCGCGGCGCGCACCTGGCGCTGTCGTTCGGGCGCCGCGACCTGCACCTGCGCTGGGCCGCGGCCGCGGCCGAGATCCACGCCGAGATCTGCGCCGAGGCGCTCGATCCGACCGGCCGCCACTTCGTCTCGGTCTACGGCGAGGCCCGGCCCGACGCGGCGCTCCTGCTCATGCCGATCCACGGCTTCCTGCCCGACCAGGATCCGCGGCAGATCGAGACCGTGCGCTGGGTCCGGCGCGAGCTCGGCACCGGGCAGTTCCTCCACCGCTACCGCGACCCCGACGGCGTGGCCGGGGCCGAGGGCGCCTTCATCCTGTGCGGCTTCTGGCTGGCCGAGGCGCTGGCCCTGCAGGGTGA
- a CDS encoding zinc ribbon domain-containing protein, with translation MPSTTTPDATSCPQCGAHNDAGASFCAACGASTVAHAQCPSCTSLNPLGNRFCNRCGGSLEHAGWAGDAATSGVVDGIWERGGDELIRRVDPEDARRFLGARTVRVPAGTVGVILVDGVIERVLPPGERTTLGLFERIASFFLGRDRTAFYLVDQRPFPVPFVVQTRPSPTGHTLKSQVLVTFTLPRGDHDALARFIANVLGPRPAFAAGDLYNLLRPDVVRVAQEALERAVAAHADGAVSYPDAEAAIRIGLDGLVGPRYGLTVDATLAPLTRIASLDLRLGAGVAPEVRPCTSCQRELPATLRFCDACGARQPEHPSGGATPSLESPLFSADGQQLELELVVRVHGQHDDFGPAAIAPALVGAAAAHLRMTTWTALATPAGFAALEQALTAVVATTLTGLGLTLSALAVIDARTKNGEWLLAARADLERAREAVRLGHAWLEQRDGELELEELTLTRVLRQQRTHRDQAFARDAAQTEDRERRDELAARAATLDVAAAQRAGAVRAATDTVEQERARRELAHATELRQTRLTAELEELKARRDLDFAETERKRRLELELAAVAEAQQLDKLRAMAELDRAAEAQAHAHDLEKRRALEGLTPEQMIAVQAAELARTDGGGAAWANVLAQQHGVEAERRHAEDTRAVYERAMGAMADVARSRAEAAPVVAGGAGPVVTVANTSRSAGLTRACKACGAGLKADAGFCGACGASQA, from the coding sequence ATGCCTAGCACCACCACGCCCGACGCCACGTCCTGTCCGCAGTGCGGCGCCCACAACGACGCCGGCGCCAGCTTCTGCGCCGCGTGCGGCGCCAGCACCGTGGCCCACGCGCAGTGCCCGAGCTGCACCAGCCTCAACCCCCTCGGCAACCGCTTCTGCAACCGCTGCGGCGGGTCGCTCGAGCACGCCGGCTGGGCCGGCGACGCCGCGACCAGCGGCGTGGTCGATGGCATCTGGGAGCGCGGCGGCGACGAGCTGATCCGGCGGGTCGATCCCGAGGACGCGCGCCGGTTCCTCGGGGCCCGCACCGTCCGGGTCCCGGCCGGGACCGTCGGCGTGATCCTCGTCGACGGCGTGATCGAGCGGGTGCTGCCGCCGGGCGAGCGCACGACGCTCGGGCTGTTCGAGCGCATCGCCAGCTTCTTCCTGGGCCGCGACCGGACCGCGTTCTACCTGGTCGATCAGCGGCCGTTCCCGGTGCCGTTCGTGGTCCAGACCCGCCCGAGCCCGACCGGGCACACGCTCAAGTCGCAGGTGCTGGTCACGTTCACCCTGCCGCGCGGCGATCACGACGCGCTGGCCCGGTTCATCGCCAACGTGCTCGGGCCGCGCCCGGCGTTCGCGGCCGGCGACCTCTACAACCTGCTGCGGCCCGACGTCGTGCGCGTCGCGCAGGAGGCGCTCGAGCGCGCCGTGGCCGCGCACGCCGACGGCGCGGTCTCGTACCCCGACGCCGAGGCCGCGATCCGGATCGGGCTGGACGGCCTCGTCGGCCCGCGCTACGGCCTCACCGTCGACGCGACCCTGGCGCCGCTGACGCGGATCGCCAGCCTCGATCTGCGGCTCGGCGCCGGCGTCGCGCCCGAGGTGCGCCCGTGCACGAGCTGTCAGCGCGAGCTGCCGGCGACCTTGCGCTTCTGCGACGCGTGCGGCGCGCGCCAGCCCGAGCACCCGAGCGGCGGGGCGACGCCGTCGCTCGAGAGCCCGCTGTTCTCCGCCGACGGCCAGCAGCTCGAGCTCGAGCTGGTGGTCCGGGTCCACGGCCAGCACGACGACTTCGGCCCGGCCGCGATCGCGCCGGCCCTGGTCGGGGCCGCGGCCGCGCACCTGCGCATGACCACCTGGACCGCCCTGGCGACGCCGGCCGGCTTCGCGGCGCTCGAGCAGGCGCTGACCGCGGTGGTCGCGACCACGCTGACCGGCCTCGGCCTCACGCTGTCGGCGCTCGCGGTGATCGACGCGCGCACCAAGAACGGTGAGTGGCTGCTGGCGGCCCGCGCCGATCTCGAGCGCGCCCGCGAGGCCGTGCGCCTCGGCCACGCCTGGCTCGAGCAGCGCGACGGCGAGCTCGAGCTCGAGGAGCTGACCCTGACCCGGGTGCTGCGGCAGCAGCGCACCCACCGCGACCAGGCGTTCGCGCGCGACGCGGCCCAGACCGAGGACCGCGAGCGCCGCGACGAGCTCGCCGCGCGCGCGGCCACGCTCGACGTGGCCGCGGCCCAGCGCGCGGGCGCGGTCCGCGCCGCGACCGACACCGTCGAGCAAGAGCGGGCCCGCCGCGAGCTGGCCCACGCGACCGAGCTGCGCCAGACCAGGCTGACCGCCGAGCTCGAGGAGCTAAAGGCCCGGCGCGATCTCGACTTCGCCGAGACCGAGCGCAAGCGCCGGCTCGAGCTCGAGCTGGCCGCGGTGGCCGAGGCCCAGCAGCTCGACAAGCTGCGGGCCATGGCCGAGCTCGATCGCGCGGCCGAGGCCCAGGCCCACGCCCACGATCTCGAGAAGCGCCGCGCGCTCGAGGGCTTGACCCCCGAGCAGATGATCGCGGTCCAGGCGGCCGAGCTGGCGCGCACCGACGGCGGCGGCGCCGCGTGGGCCAACGTGCTCGCGCAGCAGCACGGCGTCGAGGCCGAGCGGCGCCACGCCGAGGACACCCGCGCGGTCTACGAGCGCGCGATGGGCGCGATGGCCGACGTCGCGCGGTCGCGGGCCGAGGCCGCGCCGGTGGTCGCGGGCGGCGCCGGGCCGGTGGTCACGGTCGCGAACACCAGCCGCAGCGCCGGGCTGACGCGCGCGTGCAAGGCCTGCGGCGCCGGGCTCAAGGCCGACGCCGGCTTCTGCGGCGCCTGCGGCGCGTCCCAGGCGTGA